One Chlorobaculum limnaeum genomic window carries:
- a CDS encoding GTPase, whose translation MTTSLIFIYSTDSGTASALLDTGHKALSPSTYHCSLCELTQDTLGEKVRWREFRTSIGLPMEFFHRDEFERKYDLAFDYPVILRKNDKIEILLNKERIDKISNLDDLIDTIRQEMAKTA comes from the coding sequence ATGACGACTTCACTGATTTTCATCTATAGCACCGACAGCGGAACGGCCAGTGCACTGCTCGATACCGGGCACAAAGCGCTCAGCCCATCGACCTACCATTGCAGCCTCTGCGAGTTGACGCAGGACACGCTCGGCGAAAAGGTGCGCTGGAGGGAGTTCCGCACAAGCATCGGCCTGCCGATGGAGTTTTTTCACCGGGATGAATTCGAGCGAAAGTACGATCTCGCGTTCGACTACCCGGTCATTCTCCGGAAAAACGATAAAATCGAGATTCTGCTGAACAAAGAGCGAATCGACAAGATTTCGAATCTCGACGATCTCATCGACACCATCAGACAGGAAATGGCCAAAACGGCCTGA